A genomic window from Pecten maximus chromosome 4, xPecMax1.1, whole genome shotgun sequence includes:
- the LOC117325089 gene encoding terminal uridylyltransferase 7-like isoform X2 — MADFKLSTQEIELGIKTLLNFKTADGDSASSIAAPPSTENPVQLKDDKEKPTVVSTKASLEFPIDPDGNHDDGSKKTRKRRSKVMDASNQDGGIKSSLAEESLVGLPAPSAILSNHELPHSSVSSTSTDDKEFRKILKAKRHLKNSQSNDQMTSAEEQEQNGNTQVENVENKPVEEAVKKFWDLPVKKEKKKKLKKKRAEELKTAKMEKELKTDESKSKEIKELDTVESHSKKNKDGGKKSKSSTSKIEHTQTEVKKVSREATQVQSQEALLKKLEEDGIFPLKKKSTRFVQAKFFCRLCDYHMDTPGDCDRHMQDNRHKRRIEINKIETCLEKMPAVRPDQVEAIDHLMDSIFLQHALQQEELDYRAKVAKKLETFLRETQPDVSVVLYGSSQTGIAVKGCDVNMDLLVKGDLGQAQALTKAFKVMKELEDYRDVKSDFSAKIPCIYFSDHTGCLSCQLTITGSLAPQTSTLLCIYADIDPRVRKLGIVFRYFAKICKIDRQDEGTLPAYCYSLLVVYYLQKCTPAVLPVLDLGLDEDESKSPTKRKRTPPPEEANFSKIKESAGKWHTENARSVGALWLDMLRFYCLEFDNSQYVISLRQEKYLTRSQKKWNTKRVAIEDPFSNKRNAARSVTNYEVFQYIWDCLRKSYYYFSLPTNYSKLTVEQKDVLEKTRLKVKAEKERLAKEAKMKEQKEQLAQNKKKSSEKTANEGEEESGDNSDVVILGSSEEELDDEGNYKKVKDQDKHVDRENTSSICKQLDFTKSTQDSVKKENEETPEESGTENDRSIDPMGEDTGNIRQLSQTEKVELIDQCGCDESIKHSDQKSTDISSEPDSEQLHKDSLVNTLSELTLKDKRDKHAKPPDTSSEEFLVERCENLVLDDQSVCETKESLETKTEKTKEDVVDSKEEPVKSEEASPSKEAAVDLVEAECLSEPENDSPASKDVECSPEPENNSPDSKEVESSPEPENISPDSKEVECSPEPENNSPGSEIVLDLEYDFEFSEIKFTDGKGPVIFCSICEKEGHLKNSCPDEALPDLKPLPKMTKDFLRSLTNTIKQVPRDFAVKEEEYADREDIRQELEEFIQELYPDAELHLFGSSHNGFGFKQSDLDLCVTFKGKPTSEGLDPVLVIEEITQKLKKHRGLYNVFPITTAKVPIVKFKHRRSRLEGDISLYNLLALYNTKMIQLYASLDPRVRCLGYAFKVFAKICEIGDASRGSLSSYAYILLLIYYLQQCKPSILPVLQELYPGKKPERIVDGWNTWYFDDVEKLPKIWKCKNQQSLGELWFGMFVFYTEEFSIKDNVVCIRLSEPLTRFEKLWNGKCIAIEDPFDLAHNLGGGLSRKMNQYIMKTFIRGRELYGMPSEIPKSCSTPADYFFDKKQLSQGAPPSDRCCRVCSKIGHIAKECPKVIQRKEREEREKFKNFRSKDKKQQREDGQKNNMEEQGRYGDKNMSQGQYNNSKGLRRSQSESNDPNLEQDWRRPGNPQQHHSSNTGQRYQQQQQQRHVASQPRNIPMPFGHQGTPRQRQFNSGSPQGNYRGSPRSNVNLSDSYPPPRQTVSPMKQGHDPRPASSPKQIGRPQYQEGYMSTSPHNKGMSGHPWMNQYMQNSQRMSQHQQQQQQRHQGTPPNPYPNIPPGSSPRQVSLSANPGTMGPPSIGVSIPNDQYRQSSHQGNQGGGSRGGSNQRQSYKQFTNQQRRM, encoded by the exons ATGGCAGATTTTAAGTTATCTACTCAAGAAATTGAGCTAGGAATTAAGACACTACTAAACTTTAAGACAGCAGATGGTGACTCAGCATCTAGTATTGCTGCACCACCAAGTACTGAAAATCCAGTTCAACTGAAAGATGACAAGGAGAAACCAACTGTTGTATCCACAAAAGCATCACTGGAATTTCCAATAGATCCTGATGGAAACCATGACGATGGAAGCAAGAAGACCAGAAAGAGACGGAGCAAAGTTATGGATGCCAGCAACCAAGACGGTGGAATTAAATCATCGCTGGCTGAAGAAAGCTTGGTAGGCTTGCCAGCACCTTCAGCTATCCTCAGCAATCATGAGTTACCACATTCTTCAGTGAGTTCTACTTCCACAGATGACAAAGAATTTAGGAAGATTTTAAAAGCGAAAAGACACTTGAAGAATTCACAAAGTAATGACCAGATGACATCAGCTGAAGAACAGGAACAAAATGGTAACACACAGGTAGAAAATGTCGAAAACAAACCTGTTGAGGAAGCAGTCAAGAAGTTTTGGGACTTGCCTGttaaaaaagagaagaaaaagaaattaaagaaGAAAAGGGCAGAGGAACTTAAAACTGCAAAGATGGAGAAAGAATTGAAAACAGATGAGAGCAAATCCAAAGAAATCAAAGAATTAGATACAGTGGAAAGTCACTCAAAGAAGAACAAGGATGGAGGGAAGAAGTCAAAAAGCAGTACCAGCAAGATTGAACATACTCAGACAGAAGTCAAGAAAG TAAGTCGGGAAGCAACACAGGTACAGTCACAGGAAGCATTACTGAAGAAATTGGAGGAAGATGGAATATTTCCCCTGAAAAAG AAATCCACACGATTTGTTCAAGCCAAATTCTTTTGTCGCTTGTGTGATTATCACATGGATACGCCTGGGGATTGTGACCGACACATGCAGGACAATCGTCACAAACGGAGAATCGAG attaacaaaattgagACATGTCTGGAGAAGATGCCAGCAGTGAGACCTGACCAGGTGGAAGCCATTGATCACCTGATGGACAGCATTTTCCTCCAGCATGCCCTACAACAGGAAGAGCTCGACTATAGGGCTAAAGTCGCTAAGAAACTTGAGACGTTTCTCCGTGAAACCCAGCCAG ATGTCAGTGTTGTGCTGTATGGATCATCACAAACTGGGATTGCTGTGAAGGGGTGTGATGTTAACATGGACCTACTGGTGAAGGGTGATCTAGGTCAGGCCCAGGCCCTCACTAAGGCTTTCAAGGTTATGAAGGAGTTGG AAGACTACAGGGATGTTAAGAGTGATTTCTCAGCAAAAATTCCCTGTATCTACTTTTCTGATCACACCGGGTGTTTGTCCTGCCAACTGACCATCACCGGATCCTTAGCTCCACAAACATCCACTTTGCTTTGTATCTATGCAGACATTGATCCTCGGGTCAGAAAGCTAGGAATTGTGTTCAGATATTTTGCTAAG ATTTGTAAGATAGACAGACAAGACGAGGGCACACTTCCTGCCTACTGTTACTCTCTACTGGTTGTGTACTATCTACAGAAGTGTACCCCAGCTGTCCTCCCTGTCCTTGACCTG GGTCTTGACGAAGACGAGAGTAAGTCACCTACCAAGAGAAAAAGGACACCCCCTCCAGAGGAAGCCAACTTCTCAAAGATCAAAGAATCg GCTGGGAAATGGCACACAGAAAACGCTAGGAGTGTTGGTGCTCTGTGGCTGGACATGCTGCGCTTTTACTGCCTCGAGTTTGATAACAGCCAGTATGTGATATCCCTGCGACAGGAAAAATACCTGACCAGGTCTCAAAAGAAATGGAACACAAAGAGAGTTGCTATTGAAG ATCCATTCTCCAACAAGAGAAATGCTGCACGCTCCGTGACAAATTATGAGGTGTTCCAGTATATCTGGGACTGTCTGAGGAAGTCTTATTACTACTTTAGCCTGCCCACAAACTACAGCAAACTCACAGTTGAACAGAAAGATGTGCTAGAAAAAACTAGGCTCAAGGTCAAGGCTGAAAAAGAAAGACTGGCTAAAGAGGCAAAGATGAAAGAGCAGAAAGAACAATTGgcacaaaataaaaagaaaagtaGTGAAAAAACAGCAAATGAAGGTGAGGAAGAATCTGGAGACAACTCAGATGTTGTGATATTGGGCTCTTCTGAAGAAGAGTTGGATGATGAAGGTAACTATAAAAAAGTGAAAGATCAGGATAAACATGTTGATAGGGAAAACACCAGTAGCATTTGCAAGCAATTAGATTTTACCAAATCTACACAGGATTCTGTGAAAAAGGAGAATGAAGAAACACCAGAGGAAAGTGGAACTGAGAATGATAGAAGCATTGATCCTATGGGGGAAGACACGGGTAACATAAGACAGCTGTCTCAAACAGAAAAGGTAGAATTGATCGACCAGTGTGGTTGTGATGAGTCTATCAAACATTCTGATCAGAAATCCACAGACATTTCTTCTGAACCTGACTCAGAACAACTTCACAAAGACTCATTGGTGAACACGTTATCAGAATTGACACTAAAAGATAAAAGAGACAAACATGCCAAACCACCCGACACTTCTTCAGAAGAATTTTTAGTTGAAAGATGTGAAAATTTAGTGCTTGATGATCAAAGTGTTTGTGAAACCAAAGAAAGTTTAGAGACTAAAACAGAAAAGACAAAAGAGGATGTGGTTGATTCAAAAGAGGAACCTGTAAAAAGTGAAGAGGCTTCACCTTCAAAGGAGGCTGCAGTGGATTTAGTGGAAGCAGAATGTTTATCAGAACCTGAAAATGATAGTCCTGCTTCAAAGGACGTGGAGTGTTCTCCGGAACCTGAAAATAATAGTCCTGATTCAAAGGAAGTGGAGAGTTCTCCGGAACCTGAAAATATTAGTCCTGATTCAAAGGAAGTGGAGTGTTCTCCGGAACCTGAAAATAATAGTCCTGGGTCGGAAATAGTACTTGATCTTGAGTATGACTTTGAGTTTTCGGAGATAAAGTTCACTGATGGAAAG gGTCCTGTGATCTTCTGCAGTATTTGTGAGAAGGAAGGCCATCTGAAGAATTCTTGTCCTGATGAGGCTCTCCCTGATCTCAAACCACTGCCCAAAATGACCAAAGATTTCCTTAGAAGTCTTACTAATACAATCAAGCAAGTTCCAA GAGATTTTGCAGTGAAGGAAGAGGAGTATGCAGACAGAGAAGATATCAGACAAGAGCTTGAGGAGTTCATTCAGGAACTGTACCCAG ATGCTGAACTCCACCTATTTGGGTCTTCACATAATGGATTTGGGTTTAAAcagagtgaccttgacctgtgtgTGACCTTCAAAGGCAAGCCTACCAGTGAG GGCTTGGACCCTGTACTGGTGATAGAGGAGATCACACAGAAACTGAAGAAGCACCGAGGCCTTTACAATGTGTTTCCCATCACCACAGCCAAGGTTCCAATTGTCAAGTTCAAACACAGACGCAGTCGCTTGGAGGGAGACATCAGTTTGTATAACTTGTTG GCACTATATAACACTAAAATGATCCAGCTGTATGCCTCCTTAGATCCCAGGGTCAGGTGCCTTGGTTATGCCTTCAAAGTTTTTGCCAAG ATTTGTGAGATTGGAGATGCCTCCAGGGGAAGTCTGTCCTCCTATGCCTACATACTCCTGCTCATCTACTACCTCCAGCAATGTAAACCATCCATCTTACCTGTCCTACAGGAG TTATACCCAGGAAAAAAGCCGGAGAGAATTGTAGATGGCTGGAACACGTGGTACTTTGATGATGTGGAAAAACTG CCCAAAATATGGAAGTGCAAGAACCAGCAGAGTTTGGGAGAGTTGTGGTTTGGAATGTTTGTCTTTTACACTGAAGAGTTCTCCATTAAGGATAATGTGGTGTGCATTAGACTATCGGAACCTCTGACACGGTTTGAAAAGCTGTGGAATGGAAAGTGTATAGCAATAGAGG ATCCTTTCGATCTAGCACACAATCTTGGTGGGGGTCTTTCAAGAAAGA TGAACCAGTACATCATGAAGACATTTATCCGAGGTCGAGAGTTGTATGGCATGCCTTCAGAAATCCCCAAATCCTGTTCAACTCCTGCG GATTACTTCTTTGACAAGAAACAGCTGTCTCAAGGAGCACCACCTAGTGACCGTTGCTGTCGTGTGTGTAGCAAGATTGGCCACATTGCCAAGGAGTGTCCAAAAGTTATCCAGAGGAAAGAAAG aGAAGAAAGAGagaaatttaaaaatttcaggtcaaaagataaaaaacaacaaagagaAGATggtcaaaaaaacaacatggaagAACAAGGTCGATATGGGGACAAAAACATGTCTCAAGGGCAGTACAACAACTCTAAAG GGTTGAGAAGATCACAGTCAGAATCCAATGACCCCAATTTGGAACAGGATTGGCGTCGCCCCGGAAACCCACAGCAACACCATAGTTCTAACACTGGACAACGATatcaacagcagcagcagcagcgcCATGTGGCCAGCCAGCCAAGG AATATCCCCATGCCGTTTGGGCATCAAGGAACACCCAGACAGAGGCAATTTAACAGTGGCAGTCCTCAGGGCAATTATCGTGGTAGTCCACGGTCCAACGTAAACCTGTCCGACTCATACCCACCACCTAGGCAAACTGTATCACCGATGAAGCAAGGTCATGACCCCAGGCCAGCATCTTCCCCTAAACAGATCGGCCGGCCCCAGTACCAGGAGGGGTACATGTCCACTAGCCCACACAACAAGGGCATGTCAGGCCATCCCTGGATGAATCAGTACATGCAGAACTCCCAGCGTATGTCTCAGCAccaacagcagcagcagcagcgcCACCAGGGGACGCCGCCGAACCCATACCCT AACATTCCTC
- the LOC117325089 gene encoding terminal uridylyltransferase 7-like isoform X1: MADFKLSTQEIELGIKTLLNFKTADGDSASSIAAPPSTENPVQLKDDKEKPTVVSTKASLEFPIDPDGNHDDGSKKTRKRRSKVMDASNQDGGIKSSLAEESLVGLPAPSAILSNHELPHSSVSSTSTDDKEFRKILKAKRHLKNSQSNDQMTSAEEQEQNGNTQVENVENKPVEEAVKKFWDLPVKKEKKKKLKKKRAEELKTAKMEKELKTDESKSKEIKELDTVESHSKKNKDGGKKSKSSTSKIEHTQTEVKKVVSREATQVQSQEALLKKLEEDGIFPLKKKSTRFVQAKFFCRLCDYHMDTPGDCDRHMQDNRHKRRIEINKIETCLEKMPAVRPDQVEAIDHLMDSIFLQHALQQEELDYRAKVAKKLETFLRETQPDVSVVLYGSSQTGIAVKGCDVNMDLLVKGDLGQAQALTKAFKVMKELEDYRDVKSDFSAKIPCIYFSDHTGCLSCQLTITGSLAPQTSTLLCIYADIDPRVRKLGIVFRYFAKICKIDRQDEGTLPAYCYSLLVVYYLQKCTPAVLPVLDLGLDEDESKSPTKRKRTPPPEEANFSKIKESAGKWHTENARSVGALWLDMLRFYCLEFDNSQYVISLRQEKYLTRSQKKWNTKRVAIEDPFSNKRNAARSVTNYEVFQYIWDCLRKSYYYFSLPTNYSKLTVEQKDVLEKTRLKVKAEKERLAKEAKMKEQKEQLAQNKKKSSEKTANEGEEESGDNSDVVILGSSEEELDDEGNYKKVKDQDKHVDRENTSSICKQLDFTKSTQDSVKKENEETPEESGTENDRSIDPMGEDTGNIRQLSQTEKVELIDQCGCDESIKHSDQKSTDISSEPDSEQLHKDSLVNTLSELTLKDKRDKHAKPPDTSSEEFLVERCENLVLDDQSVCETKESLETKTEKTKEDVVDSKEEPVKSEEASPSKEAAVDLVEAECLSEPENDSPASKDVECSPEPENNSPDSKEVESSPEPENISPDSKEVECSPEPENNSPGSEIVLDLEYDFEFSEIKFTDGKGPVIFCSICEKEGHLKNSCPDEALPDLKPLPKMTKDFLRSLTNTIKQVPRDFAVKEEEYADREDIRQELEEFIQELYPDAELHLFGSSHNGFGFKQSDLDLCVTFKGKPTSEGLDPVLVIEEITQKLKKHRGLYNVFPITTAKVPIVKFKHRRSRLEGDISLYNLLALYNTKMIQLYASLDPRVRCLGYAFKVFAKICEIGDASRGSLSSYAYILLLIYYLQQCKPSILPVLQELYPGKKPERIVDGWNTWYFDDVEKLPKIWKCKNQQSLGELWFGMFVFYTEEFSIKDNVVCIRLSEPLTRFEKLWNGKCIAIEDPFDLAHNLGGGLSRKMNQYIMKTFIRGRELYGMPSEIPKSCSTPADYFFDKKQLSQGAPPSDRCCRVCSKIGHIAKECPKVIQRKEREEREKFKNFRSKDKKQQREDGQKNNMEEQGRYGDKNMSQGQYNNSKGLRRSQSESNDPNLEQDWRRPGNPQQHHSSNTGQRYQQQQQQRHVASQPRNIPMPFGHQGTPRQRQFNSGSPQGNYRGSPRSNVNLSDSYPPPRQTVSPMKQGHDPRPASSPKQIGRPQYQEGYMSTSPHNKGMSGHPWMNQYMQNSQRMSQHQQQQQQRHQGTPPNPYPNIPPGSSPRQVSLSANPGTMGPPSIGVSIPNDQYRQSSHQGNQGGGSRGGSNQRQSYKQFTNQQRRM, encoded by the exons ATGGCAGATTTTAAGTTATCTACTCAAGAAATTGAGCTAGGAATTAAGACACTACTAAACTTTAAGACAGCAGATGGTGACTCAGCATCTAGTATTGCTGCACCACCAAGTACTGAAAATCCAGTTCAACTGAAAGATGACAAGGAGAAACCAACTGTTGTATCCACAAAAGCATCACTGGAATTTCCAATAGATCCTGATGGAAACCATGACGATGGAAGCAAGAAGACCAGAAAGAGACGGAGCAAAGTTATGGATGCCAGCAACCAAGACGGTGGAATTAAATCATCGCTGGCTGAAGAAAGCTTGGTAGGCTTGCCAGCACCTTCAGCTATCCTCAGCAATCATGAGTTACCACATTCTTCAGTGAGTTCTACTTCCACAGATGACAAAGAATTTAGGAAGATTTTAAAAGCGAAAAGACACTTGAAGAATTCACAAAGTAATGACCAGATGACATCAGCTGAAGAACAGGAACAAAATGGTAACACACAGGTAGAAAATGTCGAAAACAAACCTGTTGAGGAAGCAGTCAAGAAGTTTTGGGACTTGCCTGttaaaaaagagaagaaaaagaaattaaagaaGAAAAGGGCAGAGGAACTTAAAACTGCAAAGATGGAGAAAGAATTGAAAACAGATGAGAGCAAATCCAAAGAAATCAAAGAATTAGATACAGTGGAAAGTCACTCAAAGAAGAACAAGGATGGAGGGAAGAAGTCAAAAAGCAGTACCAGCAAGATTGAACATACTCAGACAGAAGTCAAGAAAG TAGTAAGTCGGGAAGCAACACAGGTACAGTCACAGGAAGCATTACTGAAGAAATTGGAGGAAGATGGAATATTTCCCCTGAAAAAG AAATCCACACGATTTGTTCAAGCCAAATTCTTTTGTCGCTTGTGTGATTATCACATGGATACGCCTGGGGATTGTGACCGACACATGCAGGACAATCGTCACAAACGGAGAATCGAG attaacaaaattgagACATGTCTGGAGAAGATGCCAGCAGTGAGACCTGACCAGGTGGAAGCCATTGATCACCTGATGGACAGCATTTTCCTCCAGCATGCCCTACAACAGGAAGAGCTCGACTATAGGGCTAAAGTCGCTAAGAAACTTGAGACGTTTCTCCGTGAAACCCAGCCAG ATGTCAGTGTTGTGCTGTATGGATCATCACAAACTGGGATTGCTGTGAAGGGGTGTGATGTTAACATGGACCTACTGGTGAAGGGTGATCTAGGTCAGGCCCAGGCCCTCACTAAGGCTTTCAAGGTTATGAAGGAGTTGG AAGACTACAGGGATGTTAAGAGTGATTTCTCAGCAAAAATTCCCTGTATCTACTTTTCTGATCACACCGGGTGTTTGTCCTGCCAACTGACCATCACCGGATCCTTAGCTCCACAAACATCCACTTTGCTTTGTATCTATGCAGACATTGATCCTCGGGTCAGAAAGCTAGGAATTGTGTTCAGATATTTTGCTAAG ATTTGTAAGATAGACAGACAAGACGAGGGCACACTTCCTGCCTACTGTTACTCTCTACTGGTTGTGTACTATCTACAGAAGTGTACCCCAGCTGTCCTCCCTGTCCTTGACCTG GGTCTTGACGAAGACGAGAGTAAGTCACCTACCAAGAGAAAAAGGACACCCCCTCCAGAGGAAGCCAACTTCTCAAAGATCAAAGAATCg GCTGGGAAATGGCACACAGAAAACGCTAGGAGTGTTGGTGCTCTGTGGCTGGACATGCTGCGCTTTTACTGCCTCGAGTTTGATAACAGCCAGTATGTGATATCCCTGCGACAGGAAAAATACCTGACCAGGTCTCAAAAGAAATGGAACACAAAGAGAGTTGCTATTGAAG ATCCATTCTCCAACAAGAGAAATGCTGCACGCTCCGTGACAAATTATGAGGTGTTCCAGTATATCTGGGACTGTCTGAGGAAGTCTTATTACTACTTTAGCCTGCCCACAAACTACAGCAAACTCACAGTTGAACAGAAAGATGTGCTAGAAAAAACTAGGCTCAAGGTCAAGGCTGAAAAAGAAAGACTGGCTAAAGAGGCAAAGATGAAAGAGCAGAAAGAACAATTGgcacaaaataaaaagaaaagtaGTGAAAAAACAGCAAATGAAGGTGAGGAAGAATCTGGAGACAACTCAGATGTTGTGATATTGGGCTCTTCTGAAGAAGAGTTGGATGATGAAGGTAACTATAAAAAAGTGAAAGATCAGGATAAACATGTTGATAGGGAAAACACCAGTAGCATTTGCAAGCAATTAGATTTTACCAAATCTACACAGGATTCTGTGAAAAAGGAGAATGAAGAAACACCAGAGGAAAGTGGAACTGAGAATGATAGAAGCATTGATCCTATGGGGGAAGACACGGGTAACATAAGACAGCTGTCTCAAACAGAAAAGGTAGAATTGATCGACCAGTGTGGTTGTGATGAGTCTATCAAACATTCTGATCAGAAATCCACAGACATTTCTTCTGAACCTGACTCAGAACAACTTCACAAAGACTCATTGGTGAACACGTTATCAGAATTGACACTAAAAGATAAAAGAGACAAACATGCCAAACCACCCGACACTTCTTCAGAAGAATTTTTAGTTGAAAGATGTGAAAATTTAGTGCTTGATGATCAAAGTGTTTGTGAAACCAAAGAAAGTTTAGAGACTAAAACAGAAAAGACAAAAGAGGATGTGGTTGATTCAAAAGAGGAACCTGTAAAAAGTGAAGAGGCTTCACCTTCAAAGGAGGCTGCAGTGGATTTAGTGGAAGCAGAATGTTTATCAGAACCTGAAAATGATAGTCCTGCTTCAAAGGACGTGGAGTGTTCTCCGGAACCTGAAAATAATAGTCCTGATTCAAAGGAAGTGGAGAGTTCTCCGGAACCTGAAAATATTAGTCCTGATTCAAAGGAAGTGGAGTGTTCTCCGGAACCTGAAAATAATAGTCCTGGGTCGGAAATAGTACTTGATCTTGAGTATGACTTTGAGTTTTCGGAGATAAAGTTCACTGATGGAAAG gGTCCTGTGATCTTCTGCAGTATTTGTGAGAAGGAAGGCCATCTGAAGAATTCTTGTCCTGATGAGGCTCTCCCTGATCTCAAACCACTGCCCAAAATGACCAAAGATTTCCTTAGAAGTCTTACTAATACAATCAAGCAAGTTCCAA GAGATTTTGCAGTGAAGGAAGAGGAGTATGCAGACAGAGAAGATATCAGACAAGAGCTTGAGGAGTTCATTCAGGAACTGTACCCAG ATGCTGAACTCCACCTATTTGGGTCTTCACATAATGGATTTGGGTTTAAAcagagtgaccttgacctgtgtgTGACCTTCAAAGGCAAGCCTACCAGTGAG GGCTTGGACCCTGTACTGGTGATAGAGGAGATCACACAGAAACTGAAGAAGCACCGAGGCCTTTACAATGTGTTTCCCATCACCACAGCCAAGGTTCCAATTGTCAAGTTCAAACACAGACGCAGTCGCTTGGAGGGAGACATCAGTTTGTATAACTTGTTG GCACTATATAACACTAAAATGATCCAGCTGTATGCCTCCTTAGATCCCAGGGTCAGGTGCCTTGGTTATGCCTTCAAAGTTTTTGCCAAG ATTTGTGAGATTGGAGATGCCTCCAGGGGAAGTCTGTCCTCCTATGCCTACATACTCCTGCTCATCTACTACCTCCAGCAATGTAAACCATCCATCTTACCTGTCCTACAGGAG TTATACCCAGGAAAAAAGCCGGAGAGAATTGTAGATGGCTGGAACACGTGGTACTTTGATGATGTGGAAAAACTG CCCAAAATATGGAAGTGCAAGAACCAGCAGAGTTTGGGAGAGTTGTGGTTTGGAATGTTTGTCTTTTACACTGAAGAGTTCTCCATTAAGGATAATGTGGTGTGCATTAGACTATCGGAACCTCTGACACGGTTTGAAAAGCTGTGGAATGGAAAGTGTATAGCAATAGAGG ATCCTTTCGATCTAGCACACAATCTTGGTGGGGGTCTTTCAAGAAAGA TGAACCAGTACATCATGAAGACATTTATCCGAGGTCGAGAGTTGTATGGCATGCCTTCAGAAATCCCCAAATCCTGTTCAACTCCTGCG GATTACTTCTTTGACAAGAAACAGCTGTCTCAAGGAGCACCACCTAGTGACCGTTGCTGTCGTGTGTGTAGCAAGATTGGCCACATTGCCAAGGAGTGTCCAAAAGTTATCCAGAGGAAAGAAAG aGAAGAAAGAGagaaatttaaaaatttcaggtcaaaagataaaaaacaacaaagagaAGATggtcaaaaaaacaacatggaagAACAAGGTCGATATGGGGACAAAAACATGTCTCAAGGGCAGTACAACAACTCTAAAG GGTTGAGAAGATCACAGTCAGAATCCAATGACCCCAATTTGGAACAGGATTGGCGTCGCCCCGGAAACCCACAGCAACACCATAGTTCTAACACTGGACAACGATatcaacagcagcagcagcagcgcCATGTGGCCAGCCAGCCAAGG AATATCCCCATGCCGTTTGGGCATCAAGGAACACCCAGACAGAGGCAATTTAACAGTGGCAGTCCTCAGGGCAATTATCGTGGTAGTCCACGGTCCAACGTAAACCTGTCCGACTCATACCCACCACCTAGGCAAACTGTATCACCGATGAAGCAAGGTCATGACCCCAGGCCAGCATCTTCCCCTAAACAGATCGGCCGGCCCCAGTACCAGGAGGGGTACATGTCCACTAGCCCACACAACAAGGGCATGTCAGGCCATCCCTGGATGAATCAGTACATGCAGAACTCCCAGCGTATGTCTCAGCAccaacagcagcagcagcagcgcCACCAGGGGACGCCGCCGAACCCATACCCT AACATTCCTC